TTTGCCTGCGGGGCCTCGCGGTTGATCTGGAAGATCTCCGGGGTGTCGAGCTCGTTCCCCTGGCCGAAGAGGCTGAAGGAGCAAGCGATCGCTGCGGAGACGGTCAAAAGGGTTTTTCTGGCGATGGCCATTTCAGGGGGGTGGTAGGGCTAAGTTTTTCGGTTGAAAGTGGGGTGGTTCAATCGAGGCCCAGCGCGTCGCCGGCTGCCGCGAAGCTTTCTAGAATATAGGGACACTCGTGGATCTTCCATCCCCCGATTAGGGGAAAGTCGAAGCGGGACCAGCGGTGGAAGGACCGAATGGAGCCTCGCAAGCCGCTACGCTATCTCGCGATTGAGCAATTCGCCTAGTGGGTGGATTTCGAAACGCTTCGATGCTCTTCGACGCGCTCCAGCTCCCTGGGGCTGAGCGGGATAGACGTGCCATATAGAAAATGGTAGGGGAACCCGGCGGACGCGAGCAGGGAGCTTCCGGACGTGGCGATTGATGAGAGGGACGCTCTCGCGAAGGTAGCGATAGGGCGAAAAAAGAAACCGGAAGGGCTGAGTGATTTTGGTTTGGACAAACGGTCTTCGACTGAGGGTGATCGGATTTGACGGAGTAGGGCTAAGCTCTTTGGCCAGGCCATCCGCTGGGCAAGCAGGTCCGATTCCCTCGTTTTTGGGAGGCGGTGTTGGGCCGGCTGGTTCTTCGCTCCAGCCCGGCTTCAGCTTCGCTCGATCTTAGGGGAATAGGCCTCGGATGCGCTTGGCTTCGGCGACTCGATGGATTCCGAGCGAGAGGGCGGCTTCGCGTCGGGAGCAGCCGAGCTTGCTGCGCTGGGCTTCGAGCTCCGCTTTCGAGCGGTCGAGCAGTTTGCAGAGTCGGTTGAGCACTTCCTTTCGCGTCCAGAAGGTGCTTTGCAGGTCTTGGACCCACTCGAAGTAGGAAACAATCACGCCGCCGCTGTTGCAGAGGATGTCCGGCACGATCAGGACATCGGGATTCTCGGCCAGGATCGCGTCGGCCTGGTTGGTGGTGGGGCCGTTGGCGCCTTCGGCGATGATGCGGCAGTTCAGCTTGCTCGCGTTGGTTTCGTTGATGACGCGCTCGAGGGCGCAGGGAGCAAGGATGTCGCACTTGATCTCGAGGAGTTCGTCGTTGGGGATTTGGTCGCCTCCGTTCCAGCCTTCGAGTGTCCGGTTTTTGGATACGTATTTGATGGCGTCTCCGATATCGATTCCGTGAGGATTGTGGTATCCTCCGCTCACGTCGCTGATGGCGATGACCTTCACCCCGAATCGGTTGAGGGCTTTGGCCGCCTCGGAGCCGACGTTTCCGAATCCTTGAACAACAGCGGTCGCTTCCTCGGGAGCGATTCCGAGATCGTCTAGATAGGACTTTGCGAAATAGGCGACTCCGTATCCGGTGGCTTCCTTTCTGCCTTCCGAGCCGCCGAGGCCGACGGGCTTGCCGGTCACCACTGCCGACGCGTTGCTGCCGACGTAGCTGGAGTAGGTATCCATCATCCAGGCCATGACCTGAGGGGTGGTGCCCACGTCCGGTGCCATGACATCGACGTTGGGGCCGACGAAGGGAATCATCTCCTGCATGTAGCGTCGGGAAAGTCGTTCCAGCTCGCCTAGCGATAGGGCGAAGGGATCGACGGCGATTCCGCCTTTTGCTCCGCCGTAGGGCAAGCCTGCGAGAGCGCATTTCCAGCTCATCCACATGGCCAAGGCCGCGACTTCGCCCAGATCGACCTTGGGATGGAATCTCAGGCCGCCTTTAGTGGGTCCCATCGACAGGTGATGCTGCACGCGAAAGCCTTCGTAAACGACCACCTCGCCGTTGTCGAGTTCGATGGGGCAGGAAACAGCGAGGCAACGCTTCGGCATTTTTACGCGTTGGCGTAGCCGTGTATCCATTTCTAGGATATCCGCTGCTCGGTCGAACTGACGGCATGCCATTTCGAATACGGGAGAGTTGTAGATGTTGGAATTCATATAAAAACGGGTTGAGGGCCAAGGGGGTCAGTCGGCTCGCGCGACGTTCAGGTTCGGGCCAACCGCACGAGGCACCATGCCAGCGAGTCGGCTGGGCTGCAACTCGAACCAGCGGATTTCGCCGGGCGACGCTTCTCGGCTCTCGCATTCGTTAGGTCGCGCTCTGCTCCGGAGTCGAGGCCCGCGTTTACGCTTTTCCACTTACCAGTTGCAAAAACCCGGAGGGCTGGGTAGCTAAGTTGGGTGTCGCTCGGTCTTGCCGGCGTGACTGTGCCTCAACCCAAATCGGAGCTTCCCTCAATGGATGAAACTAGTGGATTCAGCCTGAAAGAATCTTTGTCCCAGACCTATGAGCAATTTGCTAGGGAGGCGGTCGATAATGCCCCCGAATTCCTAGGCGCGGTCGCTTTGCTGCTGATTGGTTGGCTTTTGGCTAAGCTGGTTCAGATCGTTACGCTGCGGCTCTTTGGGGGAGTCGACTCGATTCTAAACCGTTTCGTGCGGGTCGATGGCAGCAAGCAGGCCAGCGTTCGCCAATCCTATGCCGTGATCGTCAGTCGCGTCTTGTTATGGGTGGTATTCCTGTTTTTCGTTGCCGCTGCTGCGAACCTGCTAGGTTGGGGTTTGTTTTCCACTTGGATGGAAAACCTGGTCGCCTACCTGCCGCGCATGGTGACGGGGCTGCTGATCGTGCTCGCGGGTTTGCTGCTGGCCGGTACCGCTCGAGCCTTGGTCACGAAGGGCGCCCACTCGGCTGGAGTGGAGCACAGCGAACTGCTCGGCCGCATCGGGCAGATCGTGGTAGTGCTGATCATGACGGTGATCGGTGTCGAGCAGGCCGGTATCAACGTGCACTTTTTCACCGACGCTTTGGTGGTCGCGGCAGGCGTGTTCCTCGCGGGAGGAGCGCTTGCATTTGGACTGGGGGCTCGGTCCCTGGTGGCGAATGTGATAGGAGCTCAGTATGCGAAAAGTCACTACAAGTTGGGAGAGCAGCTAAGGATCGGCGAGGCGGAAGGCGCTTTGGTCGAAATAACTCAGACCTCCATCGTGCTGGATACGGGCAACGGACGGGCTGTCGTGCCGGCCAAGCTCTTTCACGAGACCGTGAGCAATCTCGACTCAGGAGCAGTCGTTCGAACGCCAGAAAGACCTAAGAACGAGGAGACCGACCGTGCCTAGCAAAGGCATCCACTTGGCCCTGGCGTTCGTCCAGTCGCAGCCGGGCCCTGCGGCTCGACTGCTGGAGCAGCAGCCTTTGGAGGATGTGGCGTTTTTCATCGACGAGATTCCGCATTCCCATTCGGCTTTGTTGCTCGCCCGGATGTTGCCTCAGTACACGGCTCGCCTGTGTCCTTTGCTCAGCGAGGAAACGACAGCGGGTTTTCTGTCGCGCATGGATACCTCGCTCGTGGCTGCGATTCTCCGATACTCGCCTCCGGAGATGAGCAAGCGTCTGAAAAAGAGCCTGCCGGAAAAGAAGCGAATCGCCTGCAGCATCCTGCTCAGCTATCCGGAGGATTCCGTGGGGGCTTGGATGCTGCCGAACGTTGCGACCTTGCCTGAAGACTGCTCCGCAAGCGAAGGGCTCAAGCACCTCGCTTCGGCGGAGGACTTGTTCGACTTGGGACAGGTTTTCGTGGTGGATCGCGATGGCTTGCTGCAAGGCTCGATCTCGGGTCAGGAGCTGCTTCGGGCTAATTCGGAAAGCAGGGTGAGCGGCTTGATGAATCGAGACTACAGGTATTTGCTGGGACGTTCGACCCTGGTCGCTGCCCGAGATAGCGTAGGGTGGAGAACGCGCGACGTGCTCCCCGTGGTGACGCGTCACCGCCAATTCGTCGGCGTTTTGCGCAGCTTGGATTTACGCAAAGGACTCGCTCAACTTGAAAAACCCGCCCAAGCGAAAAGCTCCGATGGAGTGGCGACGCAGATTTTCAAGGCTTACGGCAAGAGCATGGTGGCTTTGGCTAACACATTGGGTGGTGTGACGAAGCGATGACCGTATCCAAAAAACGATGAAGCCGAACCTCGAAAACAATCCTCGATCGCTCGAAGCCTTGAACCGGGCGTTCCTGTTGAACTACCCGATCGAGGCGGCGCGCAAACTCGAAACCATGACCGCTCAGGAAGCGGGCGAAGCGGTCGGTGGCCTTCCTGTCTACGTGCTCCAGCCGGTTTGGGAGAATCTGGCTCCCGGAGCTGCGGAGCGCTTGCTTGCGGAGCTGGAAGAAGGGAAGGCGGCGGACTTGCTGGTATCGCTGGACGCGGGAATCAGCGCCGGTATTTTGAGTCGTTTCAGCGAGGAGGAAAGAGATCGCTGGCTGGCTCGCATGGAGCCGACAGTGTCAAAGGAGTTGAGGGACCTGCTGGATTATCCGGGGGATTGCGCAGGGCGCCTGATGGATACGCGGATCAATGCCTTTCACGGACACGTCACGGTCGAGGCTGCTTTGGACCAGTTGAGGAAGAGAGGGCTGGAGAGGGTGCACAGCCTGTTTTTGTTGGACGCCCAAAACCGCTTGGTAGGCCAAGTCCAGATCGAACGCTTGGTATTGGCGGAAGCCGGCGAGCTGCTCAGCTCCTTGGCGGTTCCCATCAGGGCGTTCGTCACGGTGCTCGATCCTCGCGATGAGGTTTTGGACAAGATGCAGGAAGCTCGGGTGGATATCCTGCCAGTGGTTGACGGAAACGAGCGCCTCGCGGGTATCATTTACGACTCGTCGGTCAGGGATGCCTTGAAGGAAACGATATCCACCAACATGCAAACCATGGTCGGCGCCAGCAAGGACGAGCGCGCGCTTTCCAGCGCTTGGTTCGCGGTCCGAAAGCGTCAACCTTGGCTGCAGGTCAATCTCTTAACCGCCTTCCTCGCCTCCGCAGTGGTGGGCATGTTCGAGTCCACCATCGCCCGTTACACCGCTTTAGCTATCCTGCTGCCCATAGCAGCGGGACAGTCGGGAAACACGGGAGCCCAGGCCCTGGCGGTGACCATGCGCGGGCTCACCCTTCGCGAGATAACGGTGCGGCATTGGCTGCGAGTGACGCTCAAGGAGATGGGGGCCGGTCTGATGAACGGACTGGCTATCGCCATCACCTGCGGGACGTGCGTCTACTTTTGGAGCGGGAGCGTAGGGCTCGCTTTGATCATTGCCTTGGCGATGATTTCGTCGATGACGATCGCAGCCGTTTCCGGCGCCTTGGTACCCATCGTATTGAAAAAGCTAGGACAGGATCCAGCCCTTTCCTCGTCGATCATCCTGACCACGGTCACCGACATCGCCGGTTTCATGTCCTTTCTCGGAATCGCCAGCATGCTATCCGGGATGCTGGAAGCCGGCTAAGCGTCCCGTGGAAAAAACGAAATTCACCCGACAGGTCCCTCTCGCCACTCTGTTTCCGCCACCTTTGCTTCGGCGAAGACGCGACCAAAGGCAGGACCTTGCGCAACCCATTTTTGTAAGGTTACGAAAACGAGTTGTGCAGGTTGCGAGGCGTGACTCGGTCGGAGCGAGATAGGGTGCGCTGGGGAGGAGAGCCAGTTCCCGCCTCGGACTGACGGTGGAGCGGGGCTTTCGGGGCGGTTTTTGACCGGCTTA
This genomic window from Pelagicoccus sp. SDUM812003 contains:
- a CDS encoding Glu/Leu/Phe/Val dehydrogenase, encoding MNSNIYNSPVFEMACRQFDRAADILEMDTRLRQRVKMPKRCLAVSCPIELDNGEVVVYEGFRVQHHLSMGPTKGGLRFHPKVDLGEVAALAMWMSWKCALAGLPYGGAKGGIAVDPFALSLGELERLSRRYMQEMIPFVGPNVDVMAPDVGTTPQVMAWMMDTYSSYVGSNASAVVTGKPVGLGGSEGRKEATGYGVAYFAKSYLDDLGIAPEEATAVVQGFGNVGSEAAKALNRFGVKVIAISDVSGGYHNPHGIDIGDAIKYVSKNRTLEGWNGGDQIPNDELLEIKCDILAPCALERVINETNASKLNCRIIAEGANGPTTNQADAILAENPDVLIVPDILCNSGGVIVSYFEWVQDLQSTFWTRKEVLNRLCKLLDRSKAELEAQRSKLGCSRREAALSLGIHRVAEAKRIRGLFP
- the mgtE gene encoding magnesium transporter codes for the protein MKPNLENNPRSLEALNRAFLLNYPIEAARKLETMTAQEAGEAVGGLPVYVLQPVWENLAPGAAERLLAELEEGKAADLLVSLDAGISAGILSRFSEEERDRWLARMEPTVSKELRDLLDYPGDCAGRLMDTRINAFHGHVTVEAALDQLRKRGLERVHSLFLLDAQNRLVGQVQIERLVLAEAGELLSSLAVPIRAFVTVLDPRDEVLDKMQEARVDILPVVDGNERLAGIIYDSSVRDALKETISTNMQTMVGASKDERALSSAWFAVRKRQPWLQVNLLTAFLASAVVGMFESTIARYTALAILLPIAAGQSGNTGAQALAVTMRGLTLREITVRHWLRVTLKEMGAGLMNGLAIAITCGTCVYFWSGSVGLALIIALAMISSMTIAAVSGALVPIVLKKLGQDPALSSSIILTTVTDIAGFMSFLGIASMLSGMLEAG
- a CDS encoding mechanosensitive ion channel domain-containing protein — encoded protein: MDETSGFSLKESLSQTYEQFAREAVDNAPEFLGAVALLLIGWLLAKLVQIVTLRLFGGVDSILNRFVRVDGSKQASVRQSYAVIVSRVLLWVVFLFFVAAAANLLGWGLFSTWMENLVAYLPRMVTGLLIVLAGLLLAGTARALVTKGAHSAGVEHSELLGRIGQIVVVLIMTVIGVEQAGINVHFFTDALVVAAGVFLAGGALAFGLGARSLVANVIGAQYAKSHYKLGEQLRIGEAEGALVEITQTSIVLDTGNGRAVVPAKLFHETVSNLDSGAVVRTPERPKNEETDRA
- a CDS encoding CBS domain-containing protein, producing MPSKGIHLALAFVQSQPGPAARLLEQQPLEDVAFFIDEIPHSHSALLLARMLPQYTARLCPLLSEETTAGFLSRMDTSLVAAILRYSPPEMSKRLKKSLPEKKRIACSILLSYPEDSVGAWMLPNVATLPEDCSASEGLKHLASAEDLFDLGQVFVVDRDGLLQGSISGQELLRANSESRVSGLMNRDYRYLLGRSTLVAARDSVGWRTRDVLPVVTRHRQFVGVLRSLDLRKGLAQLEKPAQAKSSDGVATQIFKAYGKSMVALANTLGGVTKR